In a genomic window of Sulfurisphaera tokodaii str. 7:
- the doxD gene encoding thiosulfate:quinone oxidoreductase large subunit — protein sequence MSKINFNEGNATRLEYIWPIRFAVGWMFLDGGLRKAVLNPAKLDPNSSSFVGGKLVNFLPHAGPFKPFLLMTLENHAFDVTFLTIFSYIEIIAGLFLVIGLLTRLAAFGAAVMAIGMAPAYWLGSTCEDEWQIGSLLTAGAIVVMLTGAGRVWGLDYFLYKKFGDRGIANVPILKWIKLW from the coding sequence ATGTCAAAGATAAACTTCAATGAAGGTAACGCAACAAGATTAGAGTATATATGGCCAATAAGGTTTGCTGTAGGATGGATGTTTTTAGATGGTGGTTTAAGAAAAGCAGTATTAAATCCAGCAAAACTAGACCCTAATTCTTCTTCATTTGTTGGAGGAAAACTAGTTAACTTCTTACCCCATGCAGGGCCATTTAAACCATTTTTATTAATGACTTTAGAGAATCATGCATTTGATGTTACTTTCTTAACAATATTCAGTTACATAGAGATTATAGCTGGTCTATTCTTAGTTATAGGACTTTTGACAAGATTAGCTGCCTTTGGTGCAGCTGTAATGGCTATTGGTATGGCTCCAGCTTACTGGTTAGGTTCAACGTGCGAAGATGAGTGGCAAATTGGTTCATTATTAACTGCTGGTGCTATAGTAGTTATGCTAACTGGTGCTGGTAGGGTTTGGGGATTGGATTATTTCCTCTACAAGAAATTTGGTGATAGAGGTATTGCTAACGTTCCAATATTAAAGTGGATTAAATTGTGGTGA
- the doxA gene encoding thiosulfate:quinone oxidoreductase small subunit, producing the protein MNKVAIVGIIFALFTVGWILGTGQWAYGNVVGPLFNNSKLPKLNVTYITAYNTPQGLCLIMNITDIDGPDAYPASAPLMEISNGTWHIFLNSSQIANDTVKIIQAPWNANKKDSVNWYSGFIVILGSEGQFHLLIKGLHLSPGKYEVKLYTPAISSNRQAIAYFTISS; encoded by the coding sequence ATGAACAAAGTAGCAATTGTAGGAATTATTTTTGCACTATTCACAGTAGGCTGGATTTTAGGTACTGGCCAATGGGCATATGGTAATGTTGTAGGACCATTATTCAATAATTCAAAACTACCAAAGCTTAATGTTACCTATATTACTGCATATAATACTCCGCAAGGCTTATGCTTGATCATGAATATCACTGATATTGATGGTCCAGATGCATATCCAGCATCTGCTCCCTTAATGGAAATATCTAATGGAACATGGCACATTTTCCTAAACTCTTCACAGATTGCTAATGATACAGTAAAGATAATTCAAGCACCATGGAATGCAAATAAGAAGGACTCTGTTAATTGGTACTCAGGATTTATAGTTATTTTAGGAAGCGAAGGACAATTTCATCTGCTAATAAAGGGATTACATTTATCTCCAGGTAAGTATGAAGTAAAGCTGTATACTCCAGCAATAAGTTCAAATAGGCAAGCAATTGCTTACTTCACGATAAGTAGTTGA